A single Streptomyces mirabilis DNA region contains:
- a CDS encoding cytochrome P450 — translation MVEETPWQQALRYANRANPYPFYEELRGTPVARQPDGTYVVSTYQEIVALLHDPRVSSDVRKLPVPVAAPAEGSAEAEPITEAVISLEPNIITQDPPEHDRDRRMMTPRFVGPPHSPHLISDLEPEIRRIVDGLLDNMRGKTRFDAVDEFAYPLPVTVICKVLGVPLEDEPRFHSWIETALDALDFGPEAASEEMQSRLAGGRRAVKEFGQFAAELLDRYAQQPGPGMLSAMVNEDGPEGGMSKGVLVSNALLLIFAGHETTVNLIAHSVLTLLRHPDALEKLRRRPELIVPGVEELLRFESSVQFWHTRSAVEDIDIAGTTIPKGAPIFLAYGSANRDPKRFANPDELDLERRDNQHLGFSQGIHFCFGAPLARLEVQVAVGEFVRRVENPRLVEDPPPYRHNQIFRGPRHLLVDIDGIRD, via the coding sequence GTGGTCGAGGAAACCCCCTGGCAGCAGGCCCTCCGCTACGCCAACCGCGCCAATCCGTACCCGTTCTACGAGGAACTCCGCGGGACACCGGTGGCGCGGCAGCCGGACGGCACCTATGTCGTCAGTACCTACCAAGAGATCGTCGCGCTGCTGCACGACCCCCGGGTCAGTTCGGATGTCAGGAAGCTCCCCGTCCCGGTTGCGGCCCCGGCCGAGGGCTCGGCGGAGGCCGAGCCGATCACGGAGGCGGTCATCTCTTTGGAGCCGAACATCATCACCCAGGATCCACCCGAGCACGATCGAGATCGCCGGATGATGACGCCGCGTTTCGTCGGCCCGCCCCATTCCCCTCACCTGATCTCCGACCTGGAACCCGAGATCCGCCGCATCGTGGACGGCCTTCTGGACAACATGCGGGGCAAGACCCGGTTCGATGCCGTCGACGAGTTCGCCTACCCCCTGCCGGTGACCGTGATCTGCAAGGTCCTGGGCGTGCCGCTGGAGGACGAGCCACGCTTCCACAGCTGGATCGAGACGGCCCTGGACGCTTTGGATTTCGGCCCCGAGGCTGCCTCCGAGGAGATGCAGAGCCGACTGGCCGGGGGTCGCCGGGCCGTGAAGGAGTTCGGGCAGTTCGCAGCTGAGCTGCTCGACCGGTACGCCCAGCAGCCCGGCCCGGGCATGCTCTCGGCGATGGTGAACGAGGACGGCCCGGAGGGAGGGATGTCCAAGGGCGTGCTCGTGAGCAATGCTTTGCTCTTAATCTTCGCCGGGCATGAAACCACGGTCAATCTCATCGCCCACAGCGTGCTCACCCTGCTGCGGCACCCAGACGCGCTCGAGAAGCTGCGCCGTCGGCCCGAGCTGATCGTGCCCGGGGTCGAGGAGTTGCTGCGCTTCGAGTCGTCGGTGCAGTTCTGGCACACCCGCTCCGCCGTGGAAGACATCGACATCGCAGGCACCACCATCCCGAAGGGCGCGCCTATCTTCCTGGCATACGGCTCGGCGAACCGCGACCCGAAGCGGTTCGCCAACCCCGACGAGCTTGACCTCGAACGCCGGGACAACCAGCACCTCGGGTTCAGCCAGGGCATCCACTTCTGCTTCGGCGCTCCGCTCGCGCGGCTCGAAGTCCAGGTCGCGGTCGGCGAGTTCGTCCGCCGGGTGGAAAACCCCCGGCTCGTAGAGGACCCACCGCCGTACCGCCACAACCAGATCTTCCGCGGCCCGCGCCACCTCCTGGTCGACATCGACGGGATCCGCGACTGA
- a CDS encoding diacylglycerol/lipid kinase family protein, whose protein sequence is MTENAFRPVTAARRPYLIVNPRSGGGKASRFRIAEKARALGAQVLLLDPSRPQDLATVARRAVDDGADLLGVAGGDGTQARVAGVAAKSGLPFVVIPAGTRNHFAMDLGLDREDPSAALEALTDGVELCVDLGFAGERVFVNNVSFGAYAALVQDPAYREDKIGTVVRILPEFLARHEGPELVVRAGLLTVDRPDAVLVSNNPYRVDDPAGLARRAQLDSGFLGVLAARAETPAETAARLRGGQTHGLTQGLTNLATSEEVVVDADVPFVPVGLDGEAVTLATPVRCRISPRTLRVRVPRHRPGAAPAERPPGWGTIRRVVSAVERTVHDRHTG, encoded by the coding sequence GTGACCGAGAACGCGTTCCGACCGGTGACAGCTGCGCGGCGGCCGTATCTGATCGTGAATCCCCGTTCGGGAGGAGGGAAGGCGAGCCGGTTCCGGATCGCGGAAAAGGCCCGTGCGTTGGGGGCTCAGGTTCTCCTGCTCGATCCTTCCCGGCCCCAGGACCTCGCGACCGTCGCCCGACGCGCGGTGGATGACGGTGCGGATCTACTGGGGGTGGCCGGCGGAGACGGCACGCAGGCACGTGTCGCCGGGGTGGCTGCGAAGAGCGGTCTTCCTTTCGTGGTCATTCCGGCCGGTACCCGCAACCACTTCGCGATGGACCTCGGCCTGGACCGTGAAGACCCTTCGGCCGCGCTGGAGGCCCTGACGGACGGCGTCGAACTGTGCGTGGATCTCGGGTTCGCAGGCGAGCGGGTGTTCGTCAACAACGTGTCGTTCGGTGCCTATGCCGCCCTGGTGCAGGACCCGGCCTATCGGGAGGACAAGATCGGCACCGTGGTGCGGATCCTCCCGGAATTCCTGGCCCGCCACGAGGGCCCGGAGCTGGTGGTACGCGCCGGGCTGCTCACTGTGGACCGGCCTGATGCCGTGCTGGTGAGCAACAACCCCTACCGGGTCGATGACCCGGCCGGGCTTGCCAGGCGTGCGCAGCTGGACTCCGGGTTCCTGGGGGTACTGGCCGCCAGGGCGGAGACGCCCGCCGAGACGGCCGCCCGGCTGCGAGGTGGGCAGACGCACGGCCTGACGCAAGGCCTGACCAATCTGGCCACCTCTGAAGAGGTTGTCGTCGATGCCGACGTCCCGTTCGTCCCCGTCGGGCTGGACGGTGAAGCCGTCACCCTGGCGACTCCCGTGCGGTGCCGGATCAGTCCCCGAACGCTACGGGTACGGGTTCCCCGCCACCGGCCGGGCGCCGCGCCCGCCGAGCGGCCGCCGGGCTGGGGCACCATCCGGCGGGTGGTCTCGGCTGTCGAGCGAACTGTTCACGACCGTCATACCGGCTGA
- a CDS encoding FAD-dependent monooxygenase, with protein MADAVLGCDGANSLVRASIGSRMQDLATAQQWLVVDIRCRLPLPAWDGVHQICDPQRAATYMRVGEDRYRWEFRLRTGEQPEQLTDRDRLLALIAPWTPGIPEDELHVLRTASYTFRAQVADRWRKDRVFLLGDAAHLTPPFIGQGMGAGIRDAHNLAWKLARVLTGRASEALLDSYQAERHRHAQQLIRTAVAVGAVMTGGGTGTALARKAVLPGLSRLPGASHLVLSAVSPPLRPGPLVSSRRLGHPRPGTLCPQPLVPDSDGIPRPLDDLLGEDFTLLATAPLGPALYALVRALDARVIHLHGPRRQQPGTGGAAHRADPGTGALVRWMGSAGAVLLRPDRVVLGTAARPRPGSTCGDDLAATAAAWAPMLCSGGRAARDAAIVATESRDGG; from the coding sequence CTGGCCGACGCCGTCCTGGGGTGCGACGGCGCCAACAGCCTGGTCCGCGCCTCCATCGGCTCCCGGATGCAGGATCTTGCCACCGCCCAGCAGTGGCTGGTCGTCGACATCCGCTGCCGCCTGCCGCTGCCCGCCTGGGACGGCGTCCACCAGATCTGCGATCCGCAACGGGCGGCCACCTACATGCGTGTCGGCGAGGACCGCTACCGCTGGGAGTTCCGCCTGCGCACCGGCGAGCAGCCGGAGCAGCTCACCGACCGGGATCGTCTGCTCGCGCTGATCGCACCCTGGACGCCGGGCATCCCCGAGGACGAACTGCACGTCCTGCGCACCGCCTCCTACACCTTCCGCGCCCAGGTCGCCGACCGCTGGCGCAAGGACCGCGTCTTCCTGCTCGGTGACGCCGCCCACCTCACCCCGCCCTTCATCGGGCAAGGGATGGGCGCGGGCATCCGCGACGCCCACAACCTCGCCTGGAAGCTCGCCCGCGTCCTCACCGGCCGCGCGAGCGAGGCCCTGCTCGACAGCTACCAGGCCGAACGCCACCGCCACGCACAGCAGTTGATCCGCACGGCCGTGGCCGTCGGCGCTGTCATGACCGGAGGCGGAACGGGCACCGCACTGGCCCGCAAGGCCGTCCTGCCCGGCCTCTCCCGGCTGCCGGGTGCCTCCCATCTCGTCCTGTCCGCCGTCAGCCCGCCGTTGAGACCGGGCCCCCTGGTCAGCTCCCGTCGCCTCGGCCACCCGCGCCCCGGGACGCTGTGCCCCCAGCCCCTGGTCCCCGACTCAGACGGCATTCCCCGCCCGCTGGACGACCTGCTCGGTGAGGACTTCACGCTCCTGGCCACCGCGCCGCTCGGTCCTGCCCTGTACGCGCTGGTGCGAGCGCTGGACGCCCGCGTCATCCACCTGCACGGCCCCCGGCGACAACAGCCCGGCACGGGCGGCGCCGCGCACCGCGCAGATCCGGGCACCGGTGCCCTGGTGCGTTGGATGGGCAGCGCGGGTGCCGTCCTGCTCCGCCCCGACCGTGTCGTGCTCGGCACCGCGGCCCGGCCACGCCCCGGCAGCACGTGCGGAGACGACCTGGCGGCCACCGCGGCGGCCTGGGCGCCCATGCTGTGCAGCGGCGGCCGTGCGGCCCGAGACGCCGCGATCGTGGCCACGGAATCGCGTGACGGCGGCTGA
- a CDS encoding FAD-dependent monooxygenase, with the protein MNDIDVPVLIVGGGGAGLTASMLLSRIGVESLLVTAWPSTSVLPKAHVLNQRAMEVMRDVDTADTIYAASTPAEQMSHTAWYVGLAGDHEEYGRRVAMMEAWGAGGNSPEWLAASPERQANLPQIRLEPVLRARAEELAPGRVRFHHELTELSQDDEGVTATITDHDTGETYQVRARYLLGCDGGRTVGPAVGIVQEGVRDLARVVSFHISADLSQVATDPDVLIRWLWLPDLGIPGVLVPMGPDHWGPESEEWVFHLNYGSEDGRALDDEAVLSDLRTALGLTEEQLTVHMISRWSLEGVVADRYRAGRVLIAGDAAHRHPPTGGLGLTSAMHDVQNLTWKLAAVLNGHAGDALLDTYEPERRPADATNVQRSLENAMNHIAINTLFGGGPHAGEEENWRQARRLWSEDPADTGFRRTFLTTVAAQSAEFNELAVEFGYTYDSAAVVPDGTPAPENPDPIRIYKPAARPGHPLPHAWLEDLDGHRVALARLVRPGRFLLIAGEDGQAWCEAAEKIAAQGGLPLDAIRIGHLDGDYRDLRSTWAAARGHTPQGAVVVRPDRFVGWRAHGTATDPAAELTTALDTLLAR; encoded by the coding sequence ATGAACGACATCGACGTCCCTGTCCTCATCGTCGGCGGCGGCGGTGCGGGACTCACCGCCTCCATGCTGCTCAGCCGCATCGGCGTCGAGTCCCTGCTGGTCACCGCCTGGCCGAGCACCTCCGTCCTGCCCAAGGCCCATGTCCTCAACCAGCGCGCCATGGAAGTCATGCGCGACGTCGACACGGCCGACACCATCTACGCCGCCTCCACCCCGGCCGAGCAGATGTCCCACACCGCCTGGTACGTCGGCCTGGCCGGCGACCACGAGGAGTACGGGCGCCGCGTCGCCATGATGGAGGCCTGGGGAGCCGGCGGGAACTCTCCGGAGTGGCTCGCGGCCAGCCCCGAGCGACAGGCCAACCTGCCCCAGATCCGCCTGGAGCCGGTTCTGCGCGCCCGCGCCGAAGAACTCGCGCCCGGCCGGGTCCGCTTCCACCACGAACTGACCGAACTCAGCCAGGACGACGAGGGCGTCACCGCCACCATCACCGACCACGACACCGGCGAGACCTACCAGGTCCGGGCCCGCTACCTGCTGGGCTGCGACGGCGGCCGCACCGTCGGACCCGCCGTGGGCATCGTCCAGGAGGGCGTGCGCGACCTCGCCCGCGTCGTCTCCTTCCACATCTCCGCCGACCTGTCCCAGGTGGCGACCGACCCCGACGTGCTGATCCGCTGGCTGTGGCTGCCCGACCTCGGCATCCCGGGCGTACTCGTGCCCATGGGCCCCGACCACTGGGGACCGGAGTCCGAGGAGTGGGTCTTCCACCTCAACTACGGGTCCGAGGACGGCCGCGCGCTGGACGACGAGGCCGTACTGTCCGACCTGCGCACGGCGCTGGGGCTGACCGAGGAACAGCTGACGGTCCACATGATCTCCCGCTGGTCCCTGGAGGGTGTGGTCGCCGACCGCTACCGCGCCGGCCGCGTCCTGATCGCCGGCGATGCCGCCCACCGCCACCCGCCCACCGGCGGCCTCGGCCTGACCTCCGCCATGCACGACGTCCAGAACCTCACCTGGAAGCTCGCCGCCGTCCTGAACGGCCATGCCGGCGACGCCCTGCTGGACACCTACGAGCCCGAGCGGCGCCCGGCGGACGCCACCAACGTCCAGCGCTCGCTGGAAAACGCCATGAACCACATCGCCATCAACACCCTCTTCGGCGGCGGCCCGCATGCCGGCGAGGAGGAGAACTGGCGCCAAGCCCGCCGTCTGTGGAGCGAGGACCCCGCCGACACCGGCTTCCGCCGCACCTTCCTGACCACCGTGGCCGCCCAGTCCGCGGAGTTCAACGAACTGGCCGTCGAGTTCGGCTACACCTACGACTCCGCCGCCGTCGTCCCCGACGGCACTCCCGCACCTGAGAACCCCGACCCCATCCGGATCTACAAGCCCGCCGCCCGCCCCGGACACCCGCTGCCCCACGCCTGGCTGGAAGACCTCGACGGCCACCGCGTGGCCCTGGCCCGCCTGGTCCGCCCCGGCCGCTTCCTGCTGATCGCCGGAGAGGACGGCCAGGCCTGGTGCGAAGCCGCCGAGAAGATCGCCGCCCAGGGCGGGCTGCCGCTGGACGCCATCCGTATCGGCCACCTCGACGGCGACTACCGGGACCTGCGTTCCACCTGGGCCGCCGCCCGCGGGCACACCCCGCAAGGCGCCGTCGTGGTACGCCCGGACCGCTTTGTCGGCTGGCGCGCCCACGGCACGGCCACCGACCCGGCCGCCGAACTCACCACCGCACTCGACACCCTGCTCGCACGGTAG
- a CDS encoding DoxX family protein, with amino-acid sequence MSTPTIVLAVLLAAIFLLLGAAKLAAVPAMRQAAAHVGMTTTHYRLLGALEVAAAAGLLADLRITALGAAAAAGLILLMAGAVVIHLRSGDPAARCLPAAVVGALAAAHLVLLAGG; translated from the coding sequence ATGAGTACCCCCACCATCGTCCTGGCCGTCCTCCTCGCAGCGATCTTCCTCCTGCTGGGAGCCGCCAAGCTCGCGGCAGTGCCCGCGATGCGCCAGGCCGCAGCGCATGTCGGCATGACCACCACCCACTACCGCCTGCTGGGCGCCTTGGAGGTGGCGGCGGCAGCCGGGCTGCTGGCCGACCTGCGGATCACCGCGCTGGGTGCCGCCGCCGCAGCGGGCCTGATCCTGCTCATGGCCGGAGCCGTCGTCATACACCTGCGCAGCGGCGACCCGGCCGCCCGCTGCCTGCCGGCCGCCGTCGTGGGCGCTCTCGCCGCAGCCCATCTCGTCCTGTTGGCCGGCGGCTAG
- a CDS encoding NAD(P)-dependent alcohol dehydrogenase produces the protein MRAFQLVGWQQPPELREVPVPEPGPGQVLMKVGGAGACHSDLHIMEAPGPPPGFATELPFTLGHENAGWVEKLGPGVTGFAAGDPVMVYGPWGCGVCANCREGRENYCQKVSGQGGGLGGGHDGGMAEYLLVPAARFLIPLGTLDPCQAAPLSDAGLTSYHAVKRSVHLLGPGSTAVVIGVGGLGQMAIQTVRALSAATTVVAVDTDAGKLETAKRMGADEVLFSGEEAVTRIKDMTGQQGAQLVLDMVGIDPTLRMAAQVARVLGHVTIVGLGGGALPVNFSSPPHECSVASPYWGSLPELMEVITLAQQQKIKMLVEHFPLERAYEAYQLLHDGKIQGRAVITPHP, from the coding sequence ATGCGGGCTTTTCAGCTAGTCGGATGGCAGCAACCGCCAGAGCTGCGCGAGGTGCCGGTGCCCGAGCCCGGGCCGGGGCAGGTCCTGATGAAGGTCGGGGGTGCCGGTGCGTGCCACTCGGATCTGCACATCATGGAGGCACCCGGACCACCACCCGGGTTCGCCACGGAACTACCCTTCACGCTCGGCCATGAGAATGCGGGATGGGTGGAGAAGCTGGGACCGGGTGTCACCGGGTTCGCGGCGGGAGACCCTGTGATGGTCTACGGCCCCTGGGGCTGTGGAGTGTGTGCCAACTGCCGGGAGGGCCGGGAGAACTACTGCCAGAAGGTCAGTGGTCAGGGCGGCGGCCTGGGAGGCGGTCACGACGGCGGAATGGCTGAGTACCTGCTGGTCCCGGCGGCGCGATTCCTGATTCCGCTGGGCACCCTCGACCCGTGCCAGGCCGCCCCGCTCAGCGACGCGGGGCTGACCAGCTATCACGCCGTCAAGCGATCGGTGCACCTGCTGGGGCCGGGCTCGACCGCGGTGGTGATCGGGGTCGGCGGTCTGGGCCAGATGGCCATCCAGACGGTGCGAGCGCTCAGCGCGGCGACCACGGTCGTCGCCGTGGACACCGATGCCGGCAAGCTGGAGACCGCCAAGCGCATGGGCGCGGACGAGGTGCTGTTCTCGGGCGAGGAGGCGGTCACGCGCATCAAGGACATGACGGGGCAGCAGGGCGCTCAGCTCGTGCTGGACATGGTCGGCATAGACCCGACTCTGCGGATGGCTGCTCAGGTGGCCAGGGTGCTTGGCCACGTGACCATCGTCGGTCTCGGCGGCGGAGCCCTGCCCGTCAATTTCTCGAGCCCGCCGCACGAGTGCTCGGTCGCCTCGCCCTACTGGGGCTCCCTTCCCGAACTGATGGAAGTGATCACCCTCGCCCAGCAGCAAAAGATCAAGATGCTGGTCGAGCACTTCCCCTTGGAACGCGCCTACGAGGCATACCAGCTCCTGCACGACGGCAAGATCCAAGGACGCGCCGTCATCACCCCCCACCCGTGA
- a CDS encoding ferredoxin translates to MRIAVDLNRCQGYAQCVYLAHEVFRLTGQEALTYEPNPDDERRLQVERAAAACPVQAIVIDRLDGAEGSATS, encoded by the coding sequence ATGCGCATCGCCGTGGACCTGAATCGGTGCCAGGGATACGCACAATGCGTGTATCTGGCGCACGAGGTCTTCAGATTGACTGGCCAGGAGGCGCTCACCTACGAGCCGAACCCCGATGACGAGCGGCGCCTGCAGGTTGAGCGTGCCGCTGCGGCGTGTCCGGTGCAGGCGATCGTGATCGACCGCTTGGACGGCGCGGAGGGGAGCGCGACGTCATGA
- a CDS encoding TetR/AcrR family transcriptional regulator yields the protein MPMPAPRRNRFERRRAETRHALVRAARKILAESGGVSASIHAIAERADVGLGSFYNHFTGKPDLFDAAVADALEEYAQAIDERLRGVDDPAERLAGGVRLSARMAESYPEIMQILCHSQLGRICAGDGLAPRAKRDVEQGMAAGRFTVVDPVIALTVLNGSLLALLELWSNQPEADSDQAAGTMAEMILHMLGLSPDEARDLARRPLPAAA from the coding sequence ATGCCGATGCCAGCCCCACGTAGGAACCGATTCGAACGCCGTCGTGCCGAGACCCGCCACGCACTCGTCCGCGCTGCACGGAAGATCCTGGCCGAGTCCGGTGGAGTCAGCGCCAGCATCCATGCCATCGCGGAGCGCGCGGACGTGGGCCTCGGCTCCTTCTACAACCACTTCACGGGCAAGCCGGACCTGTTCGACGCAGCCGTGGCCGATGCACTCGAGGAGTACGCCCAAGCCATCGACGAACGCCTGCGCGGCGTCGATGATCCCGCCGAGCGCCTCGCTGGGGGCGTGCGGCTCAGCGCGCGCATGGCCGAGTCATACCCGGAGATCATGCAGATCCTGTGCCACAGCCAGCTCGGTCGGATATGCGCCGGCGACGGACTGGCTCCGCGGGCGAAGCGCGACGTGGAGCAGGGCATGGCCGCAGGCCGGTTCACCGTGGTCGACCCGGTGATCGCCCTGACCGTGCTGAACGGCAGCCTGCTGGCGCTCCTGGAGCTGTGGTCCAACCAGCCCGAGGCCGACAGCGACCAGGCCGCAGGCACGATGGCCGAGATGATTCTGCACATGCTCGGCCTCTCCCCGGATGAGGCCCGTGACCTCGCCCGGCGGCCCCTTCCCGCCGCAGCGTGA
- a CDS encoding NAD(P)/FAD-dependent oxidoreductase translates to MTVRATVAELVREFRANGRIVIVGASLAGLRAAEALREEGFTGSLTIIGDEPYEPYDRPPLSKQVLKGWVPADHTKLPRLREVNAEWRLGVAATGLDRAARQVRLADGEQIPYDRLLIATGTRARQWPNPDEAALDGVHTLRSCDDAAQLQKALAAPPSRVMVIGAGFIGSEVASVCRELDLPVTVVERGSAPLVGALGGVIGEIAAEMQRGHGVDLRCGLGVSSLEGDSGGHVRRAHLSDGTTIDADVVVASLGSIRNVEWLEGAGLASGFWGVGCDAGGRAFDVNGVITDSIYVAGDVARAPHVLYEYQFLAMEHWDNAVLGAEVAAHNMVNLEPHYRPHLLLPGFWSGQFGVNIKSVGVPPFGDEIVFTQGSVKERHFAAAYGRRGRIVAAVTFDHGKWLEYYGKLIEQSGPFPPPPPGWDQPPDMKPIPAEFPQPGVPTAIPDVVLTGHDPSERRAEFRSRPR, encoded by the coding sequence ATGACCGTGCGGGCAACGGTCGCAGAGCTGGTGCGGGAGTTCAGAGCCAACGGCCGGATCGTCATCGTCGGTGCGTCCCTGGCCGGACTGCGGGCCGCCGAAGCCCTGCGTGAGGAGGGCTTCACCGGGTCTCTGACCATCATCGGGGACGAGCCGTACGAGCCCTACGACCGTCCTCCGCTGTCCAAGCAGGTGCTCAAAGGCTGGGTGCCGGCTGACCACACCAAGCTGCCCCGCCTGCGAGAAGTGAATGCGGAGTGGCGGCTCGGGGTGGCCGCCACCGGGCTGGACCGGGCCGCCAGGCAGGTGCGCCTGGCCGACGGCGAGCAGATCCCGTACGACCGGTTGCTGATCGCCACGGGCACCCGGGCGCGACAGTGGCCGAACCCGGACGAGGCGGCCCTGGACGGGGTCCACACGCTGCGCTCGTGTGATGATGCCGCACAGCTGCAAAAGGCGCTGGCCGCGCCGCCGTCGCGGGTCATGGTCATCGGGGCCGGGTTCATCGGCTCGGAGGTGGCGTCCGTCTGCCGGGAACTCGATCTCCCGGTGACCGTCGTCGAGCGGGGCTCGGCGCCGCTGGTCGGCGCGCTCGGCGGGGTGATCGGTGAGATCGCCGCGGAGATGCAGCGCGGCCACGGCGTGGACCTGCGCTGCGGGCTGGGCGTGTCGTCACTGGAGGGCGACTCCGGCGGACACGTGCGGCGTGCGCATCTCTCGGACGGAACCACCATCGACGCCGACGTGGTGGTGGCCTCGCTGGGGTCGATCCGCAACGTGGAATGGCTGGAGGGCGCCGGGCTGGCGTCCGGTTTCTGGGGCGTCGGTTGCGACGCCGGCGGTCGCGCCTTCGACGTCAACGGCGTGATCACCGACAGCATCTACGTGGCAGGGGACGTGGCGCGCGCGCCCCACGTGCTGTACGAGTACCAGTTCCTCGCGATGGAGCACTGGGACAATGCCGTTCTCGGCGCCGAGGTCGCGGCCCACAACATGGTGAACCTCGAGCCCCACTACCGCCCGCATCTGTTGCTGCCCGGCTTCTGGTCCGGTCAGTTCGGCGTCAACATCAAGTCCGTCGGCGTGCCGCCTTTCGGCGACGAGATCGTCTTCACGCAGGGGTCCGTCAAGGAGCGCCACTTCGCCGCCGCCTACGGTCGCCGCGGCCGCATCGTCGCCGCCGTCACCTTCGATCACGGCAAGTGGCTGGAGTACTACGGGAAGCTGATCGAGCAATCGGGTCCGTTCCCGCCTCCGCCGCCGGGCTGGGACCAGCCCCCCGACATGAAGCCGATCCCGGCCGAGTTCCCGCAACCCGGCGTCCCGACGGCGATCCCCGACGTCGTCCTGACCGGCCACGACCCGAGCGAGCGGAGGGCCGAGTTCCGGTCTCGCCCTCGTTGA